From Lolium perenne isolate Kyuss_39 chromosome 5, Kyuss_2.0, whole genome shotgun sequence, a single genomic window includes:
- the LOC127302325 gene encoding peroxidase 55, with protein MERWRRGGCLLAVALAAAMVLASAVPGEAKLSPGYYRSTCPRVESIVRAAVARKVKETFVTVPATLRLFFHDCFVQGCDASVMIASVTNDAEKDAPDNQSLAGDGFDTVVRAKAAVEKACPGVVSCADVLALAARDVVTMSSGPRWTVELGRLDGLVSRASDVTGKLPGPDMQPDTIAAMFADNNLTVDDMVALSGAHTVGFSHCTRFADRLYRSSAVAGPSYYRASYARQLMAACPRDVGPTIAVDMDPVTPTVFDNTYYANLAGGLGLFASDQALHDGAASRPAVEGFASNQTLFFEAFKEAMVKLGRAGVKSGRGGEIRRDCTAFN; from the exons ATGGAGCGATGGAGAAGGGGCGGCTGCCTGCTCGCCGTAGCTTTGGCGGCGGCCATGGTGTTGGCGTCGGCCGTGCCCGGCGAGGCGAAGCTGTCGCCGGGCTACTACCGGTCGACGTGCCCCCGCGTGGAGTCGATCGTGCGGGCGGCGGTGGCCAGGAAGGTGAAGGAGACCTTCGTCACCGTCCCGGCCACGCTCCGGCTCTTCTTCCACGACTGCTTCGTCCAG GGTTGCGACGCGTCGGTGATGATCGCGTCCGTCACCAACGACGCCGAGAAGGACGCGCCGGACAACCAGTCCCTCGCCGGCGACGGCTTCGACACCGTCGTGCGCGCCAAGGCCGCCGTCGAGAAGGCCTGCCCCGGCGTGGTCTCCTGCGCCGACGTCCTCGCCCTCGCCGCCAGGGACGTCGTCACCATG TCGTCCGGCCCGCGCTGGACAGTGGAGCTCGGCCGGCTGGACGGGCTCGTCTCCAGGGCCAGCGACGTCACGGGCAAGCTGCCGGGGCCGGACATGCAGCCCGACACCATCGCCGCGATGTTCGCCGACAACAACCTCACCGTCGACGACATGGTCGCGCTCTCGGGCGCGCACACCGTCGGCTTCTCCCACTGCACGCGCTTCGCCGACCGGCTCTACCGCTCCAGCGCGGTGGCGGGCCCGTCGTACTACAGGGCGTCGTATGCGCGGCAGCTGATGGCGGCGTGCCCGCGCGACGTTGGCCCGACCATCGCCGTCGACATGGACCCCGTCACGCCCACCGTCTTCGACAACACCTACTACGCCAACCTCGCCGGCGGGCTCGGGCTCTTCGCCTCCGACCAGGCGCTGCACGACGGCGCCGCGTCGCGGCCCGCGGTGGAGGGGTTCGCCAGTAACCAGACGCTTTTCTTCGAGGCGTTCAAGGAGGCCATGGTCAAGCTCGGGAGAGCTGGGGTGAAGAGCGGCCGGGGCGGGGAGATCAGACGAGACTGCACCGCCTTCAACTAG
- the LOC127302326 gene encoding transmembrane emp24 domain-containing protein p24beta2 — MMDGKSLRLGCFVVLCLVPFLRHALAIRFVMDREECFSHNVDYEGDTVHVSFVVIKSETPWHYSAEGVDLVVKDPNGNQLHDSRDKTSDKFEFIVQKRGVHRFCFTNKSPYHETVDFDVHVGHFSYFDQHAKDEHFSPLFEQIAKLDEALYNIQFEQHWLEAQTDRQAILNENMSKRAVHKALLESAALIGASVAQVYLLRRLFERKLGASRV, encoded by the exons ATGATGGACGGGAAGAGTTTGAGACTTGGTTGTTTCGTGGTTCTGTGTCTTGTGCCTTTCTTGCGCCATGCCTTGGCGATTCGTTTCGTGATGGATAGGGAAGAGTGCTTCTCTCACAATGTTGACTATGAAGGGGACACTGTTCATGTTTCATTCGTTGTGATCAAGTCGGAAACACCCTGGCATTATTCTGCGGAAGGTGTCGATCTTGTG GTTAAGGACCCTAATGGCAATCAACTCCATGATTCTCGTGACAAGACTAGTGATAAGTTCGAATTCATAGTCCAGAAGAGAGGCGTCCACCGTTTCTGCTTCACTAATAAGTCCCCTTACCATGAAACTGTGGACTTTGATGTGCATGTTGGTCATTTTTCATATTTCGACCAGCATGCCAAAGATG AGCATTTTAGTCCTTTGTTTGAACAAATTGCTAAGCTGGATGAAGCTCTCTACAACATTCAGTTCGAACAGCACTGGCTGGAGGCCCAAACAGACCGTCAAGCAATAT TAAACGAGAACATGAGCAAGAGGGCAGTTCACAAGGCACTCCTCGAATCAGCTGCCCTTATTGGAGCCAGTGTTGCGCAGGTCTACTTGCTGCGTCGCCTATTTGAGCGCAAGCTGGGTGCATCCAGGGTCTAA